AAGCCGCTGCGCATTGCCATTGTCGGACGTCCGAATGCGGGCAAGTCCACGATGATCAATACGATGCTTGGTGAAGACCGTCTGCTGACTGGACCCGAAGCGGGTATCACACGCGATTCGATTTCCGTTGACTGGGAGTGGCGTGGACGCAAGATCAAGCTCTATGACACTGCTGGCCTGCGTCGCAAATCACGGGTGCAGGAAAAGCTTGAGAAGCTCTCGGTGGCCGATGGCCTGCGCGCCATTCGCTTTGCGGAAGTTGTGATCATCGTTCTCGATGCGACAATCCCGTTTGAAAAGCAGGATTTGCAGATTGCCGATCTGATTATCCGCGAAGGTCGTGCGCCGATCATCGCGTTTAACAAATGGGATCTGATCGAAGATCGTCAGATAGTTTTGGCCGATCTTCATGAAAAGACTGCCCGTCTTTTGCCGCAGGTGCGTGGTATCCGCGCTGTACCGATCTCTGGCGAACGCGGTCAGGGTCTTGACAAGCTGATGGAAAACCTTGTCAAAACCCACGAGATCTGGAACCGCCGTATCTCGACGGGTCGTCTCAACCGCTGGCTTGCTGGCGTGATCGCGCACCAGCCGCCACCGGCTGTTTCTGGTCGCCGCCTGAAGGTCAAATATATGACGCAGGTTAAGACCCGTCCTCCGGGCTTTGTCGTGAACTGTTCGCGCCCGGATGCGATGCCACAATCTTATGTGCGCTATCTGGTCAATGGTCTGCGTGAAACGTTCGACATGCCGGGCGTTCCGATCCGCCTGTCGCTGACGACATCGGAAAATCCGTTCGCGGGTCGTGCAAAGAAGAAGAAATAAGCAAAAGCCCGGTCGCAAAACCGGGCTTTTTATTTGTGACCTCTTTACCCGAAGACGCCACCTTCATCGGCATCGACAGTGATCGACAAGGTCACATGGCGCGGGCGGGTGAGGGCAAACAGAACCGATTCGACGATATCGCGGCTGGTGGCAGCCTCTCCTTTTTCTCGAAGTGCCGAGGCTTCCCAGTTGTCTTCGAGCGGCGAGGCATCTTCCAGATAAGGTGGATGCACGACAATCGACCGCACCGGCGTTCCAGCCAGTTTCTGCCGCAGACCGTCTGCCAGTGCCGCCTGTGCGCGCTTTGCGGCATAGAACGGTACGGAAACGGTCTGCAATGGTGCGTTGGACAGGCCGCTGATCGAGCCGATGGTCACAATATCCGGTCGCGCGGATGCGTTGAGAAGCGGCAGCAGTCCCTGCGTGAACAAAAATGTTCCGGTGACAGCAGCATTGATGACACCCGCAACCTCCGCCTCTGAATAGTCTTCCTGCCGGTCTTCAAGCCACATTGCACCATTGTTGATGAGAATATCGATTGCGGAGGACTTCGCCTTTAGGGTTTCAACTGCTTTGGCGACGCTGGCATTGTCGGCGAGATCGACCTCAACAGTTTCGACCTTTCTTCCGGTATGTTCCGTAATGCTTTGCGCCGTGGCTTCAAGTGCTTTGACGCTGCGTCCGCAAAGCACCACATCGCATCCGGCTTCAGCCAGCGAAAAGGCGAGAGCAGCCCCCAGACCACGTGCAGAACCGGTTATAACTGCGGTTGTGTTTTCAAAGCGGGACATAGAGGCTCCTTTCCAATAATCAATTCTGATTGCCTCTTATTCAAGTTTCTTGCCTTGAGAAACTCTAATCGGTCTGCTACGCCGCCGCCTCCTGAAATTCCCCAATACCAGAGGCAGATTATGACGATAGTGAGCGAGAGCCAGTTCAGCGGTGTCACGATGGGCATCGATTTTGGCACGACAAACACGGTCCTGTCGCTGGCTTCCCCCGATGGTTCGACAGCGGTGCTGAGTGTGCCGAAGGATGGTGTTGATGTTACCGGCTATCGCTCGATTCTCTGCTTCTGGCAAGATCGCGAAACAGGTGAACGCATCACCGAAAGCGGTCCATGGGCGATGGATGCTTTTGTGAATGCGCCGCATTCGACCCGTATGCTGCAATCTTTCAAGACATTCGCGGCGCAGAAATCCTTCACTGACACGCCCGTGTTCGGCAAACGCTTCAAGTTTGAAGATATTCTCGAGACGTTTCTTCAATCGGTCGCAGCACGCCTTGGTGATCGCCTGCCGCCAAAGGGCAATCGGGTTGTCATTGGTCGTCCGGTTATCTTTGCGGGCGCAACACCCGATGAAGCGCTTGCTATGGAGCGCTATGAGAAAGCGTTCCGTACTTTCGGCTTCACCGATATTCACTATGTCTACGAGCCGGTGGCAGCGGCCTATTTCTACGCGCAGGAACTCAAGGCCGAATCGACTGTTCTGGTCGCCGACTTTGGCGGTGGTACGAGCGATTTTTCGATCGTCCGCTTTGATGTTGGTCCAGATGGCTTGAGCTTTACGCCATTAAGCCAGACGGGTCTTGGCATTGCTGGCGATACCTTCGATTATCGCATTATCGATAATGCCGTGTCGCCACTGCTTGGCAAGAATGGCGAATACAAATCCTTCGGCAAGCGCCTGCCGATACCGCGCCATTATTATGCGAACTTCGCACGCTGGAACACGCTGTTCCTGATGAACTCGCCCGCCACCATTCGCGCGCTGACTGATCTCGCGAAGAACGCTGTCGATCCAGAACCCTTGGAACATTTTATCAATTTGATCGAGAATGATTACGGCTATGAGGTTTATCGTGCCGTCTCCAATCTTAAGGTGCGCCTGTCATCAGAGCGTGCAGCCGAGCTGCATTTCAAGGCGGATGATTTCGAGATTCGCTCCGACGTAACCCGCAATGATTTCGACAACTGGATTGCTGATGACGTTGCCAATATTGAACGCTCCGTCGAGCAGGCTGTTGAAAATGCGGAGCTGACTTTCGATGGTATCGATCGCGTATTCCTGACGGGCGGCACCTCTTTCGTACCTGCCATTCGTGCGGCGTTTGAGAAACGTTTCCCTGACGCGATGGTTACAAGTTCGAACCAGTTTGATTCGATTGCCAATGGTCTGGCATTGATTGGTCAGAGCGCAGATATTGAACGCTGGGCCGTGAAAGCGGCTTAGGGTGTGATGATGATGGGGGTGCCATTTGGCACCTTCGACCAGATTTCTCGCATTTCAGCGTTGGTCACGCCGATGCAGCCATCGGTCCAGTCCCACAGATGATGCAAGGGTGCAAGCAGACCCCAGCCATTTGGCAGACCATGGATCATGATATTGCCGCCGGGCGCATATCCGCCAGCATCCGCCGCGCTCTGATCTTCCGCGTTAGGGTAGGAAATATGCAGGCTGAGATGCGCCATTGAGCGCGGATTGCGCCAATCGATCATATAAGCGCCTTCCGGTGTCTTCTGATCACCCTCACGCGCCTTGTGTCCGCCATCGCCATTGCCGCCAAGCGCAATACGATAGGTACCGATGACCTCATCGCCGCGCAGCAATGTCATGCGACGTTCACCCTTATAGACCATGATTGAATCGGCTTGCTGTTCAGCGGGCGCTGCGTCAGGCGGCGCACCAGAGCCTATCCGCGCCATGACTTTGGTATAGCCAAACAGAGCAACAGCAATGATGATGATGGCGAAAAGCACTTTTCTGATCATAATGCCCGCTTAATTTCGCTCTGTGGCCTGTTCAAGGCAGTCCGTGATTGTTGTTTTGCAGATGGGCGTGGTCTGGCGACTATCGGGGTTGTCTCGCCAGAGCTTGTAGGTGATCCAGAATTCAACATCCTTATAAGAATAGGTTTTGGCACGTCTGCTGTTGCGGCTGTTTTCCAGTGCCTCCGGCGTTATCACCATATGATAGGCCAGCCGTTTGAACACCCAAGGCTTGTCACCTTTCTTATGCTCGAATAATTCCAGATGGTAATAGGGATCGCTGAATGCAGGATCCGGTCCCTGATGAATAGTGGCCCAGCGTGTAATCTTCGGCGTATCTGCAAGGATGACAGTTCGCGGCGCATTTTCAGCACAAACAAATGAAGTCGCAAAGGGGAGGGTGATGAACCATGCCGCAAATGCGTTGCCGATCTTTTTGCGGATCATTTTAACTACCCCAAATATTTTGTTCTCTCCATTCGATATAGCGCGTTTGTATATGTTATTGATGAGGCTAAAAAAGCAAACAAAAACAAACCTCCATAATTGGCATTAATTCAAAATTAATCAATATTTTCAAATAGTAAACAAGCGCCCGTTAACGTTCCATCAAGGTTAATACTCCATTATTCGCTATAGTTAAGGTTTCGTTGCGAGTGGAGTTTGCGGTGCGTTTTGGTTCCATACGAGCGCTGTTTGGCCGGTCAAAGGCCGTGTCCGAACCGGTATGGCACTATCCGGTTACGGGCTATTGCCCGGAGGATGGTCGCTATTACGCTGTGCGTGCAAAACCGCGTCAGGTTGTTCACAAGCCACATCGTCTGGTGCCGATCATTCTGGCGGCCGTCACTTACTTGTTCAATTCCAATGCAATTGCGTTTCAGGATATGGCCAGCCTTGTGCCAGCGGCGGACGTGGCGGGTCATCGCTGGACGGCTTTTGTTGCGAAGGCTCCCGTCGGCTCGCTGCATCAGGCAGAAATGCCTTTTGTGGATGCAACGACTGTAACGGGCAGCATTTCCAGCGGCGGTATTGAAGTTCCGGGTATTGGACGTGTGGCTCTATCGGGCGGCAAGAAAACGGCCAAGCTCGGCGTCGATGATCCAAACCCCGATGAAAACCGGATCAATCGCTCCGATAAGACAAACCGCCTTGTTTCTGTGAAGCCGAAAGCGCCGGCACGGTCTTTCAATGCAGGCAGCATGTTTGATAAAATCAGCATGATCACCGCGCCACGTGAAAAGATTGATGCGCGCATGGCCTTCTCCAAGTCCAGTGTCGAGGGCAAGGAGGTCGAGATCGCAATGGCGTTTCATGCAGTCAAACCACCCAAACCCAAGCCGAATCTACCGGTCCAACTGGCAAAACTCATCAACAATGATCAGCCCGACGTTCTCGCGTTGGGCTATGCGCCTTCTAAGCCTGACTATGGCAAAACCTCTCCCTTCGAGAGCATCCTGACACCGGAAGCCGATAACGGCCGTTTTGTGCCACCGATCAGCGATCAGGACCATGCCTGGGCCGCGACCCCTCTGCCGCCGGAATCATTCGGGACCAAAGAACAAAAATGTCTTGCCGAAGCGGTCTACTACGAAGCACGTGGCGAGACGGTCAAAGGGCAGGTAGCAGTTGCACAGGTTGTGCTTAATCGTGTTCGCAATCCCGCTTATCCGGGCACGATTTGCGGTGTCGTCTATCAGAACCAGAATTGGCTCAATGCTTGCCAGTTTTCCTTTGCCTGTGACGGTCAGAAGCATCGCGTAACCGAGATTCCGCAATGGCGTCTGGCACAACAGGTTGCCAAAACCGTAACCGATGGCCGGATCTGGTTGCCGGAAGTTGGTTCATCCACGCATTACCATGCGACT
This genomic stretch from Brucella pseudogrignonensis harbors:
- the der gene encoding ribosome biogenesis GTPase Der — translated: MGFTLAIVGRPNVGKSTLFNRLVGRKLALVDDLPGVTRDRRIHDAKLYDLKFQVIDTAGLEDAANDSLEARMRAQTEAAIQEADAILFVVDAKAGITPTDATFAELVRRSNRPVVLVANKSEARGAQSGLYDAFQLGLGEPCPISAEHGQGMPDLRDAIVELLGEERVFADEREEEEADEVFTPKAVGELIGDDIEDPDEEDIPAYDTSKPLRIAIVGRPNAGKSTMINTMLGEDRLLTGPEAGITRDSISVDWEWRGRKIKLYDTAGLRRKSRVQEKLEKLSVADGLRAIRFAEVVIIVLDATIPFEKQDLQIADLIIREGRAPIIAFNKWDLIEDRQIVLADLHEKTARLLPQVRGIRAVPISGERGQGLDKLMENLVKTHEIWNRRISTGRLNRWLAGVIAHQPPPAVSGRRLKVKYMTQVKTRPPGFVVNCSRPDAMPQSYVRYLVNGLRETFDMPGVPIRLSLTTSENPFAGRAKKKK
- a CDS encoding SDR family oxidoreductase, with translation MSRFENTTAVITGSARGLGAALAFSLAEAGCDVVLCGRSVKALEATAQSITEHTGRKVETVEVDLADNASVAKAVETLKAKSSAIDILINNGAMWLEDRQEDYSEAEVAGVINAAVTGTFLFTQGLLPLLNASARPDIVTIGSISGLSNAPLQTVSVPFYAAKRAQAALADGLRQKLAGTPVRSIVVHPPYLEDASPLEDNWEASALREKGEAATSRDIVESVLFALTRPRHVTLSITVDADEGGVFG
- a CDS encoding Hsp70 family protein, whose protein sequence is MTIVSESQFSGVTMGIDFGTTNTVLSLASPDGSTAVLSVPKDGVDVTGYRSILCFWQDRETGERITESGPWAMDAFVNAPHSTRMLQSFKTFAAQKSFTDTPVFGKRFKFEDILETFLQSVAARLGDRLPPKGNRVVIGRPVIFAGATPDEALAMERYEKAFRTFGFTDIHYVYEPVAAAYFYAQELKAESTVLVADFGGGTSDFSIVRFDVGPDGLSFTPLSQTGLGIAGDTFDYRIIDNAVSPLLGKNGEYKSFGKRLPIPRHYYANFARWNTLFLMNSPATIRALTDLAKNAVDPEPLEHFINLIENDYGYEVYRAVSNLKVRLSSERAAELHFKADDFEIRSDVTRNDFDNWIADDVANIERSVEQAVENAELTFDGIDRVFLTGGTSFVPAIRAAFEKRFPDAMVTSSNQFDSIANGLALIGQSADIERWAVKAA
- a CDS encoding murein L,D-transpeptidase family protein, yielding MIRKVLFAIIIIAVALFGYTKVMARIGSGAPPDAAPAEQQADSIMVYKGERRMTLLRGDEVIGTYRIALGGNGDGGHKAREGDQKTPEGAYMIDWRNPRSMAHLSLHISYPNAEDQSAADAGGYAPGGNIMIHGLPNGWGLLAPLHHLWDWTDGCIGVTNAEMREIWSKVPNGTPIIITP
- a CDS encoding DUF5086 family protein; translation: MIRKKIGNAFAAWFITLPFATSFVCAENAPRTVILADTPKITRWATIHQGPDPAFSDPYYHLELFEHKKGDKPWVFKRLAYHMVITPEALENSRNSRRAKTYSYKDVEFWITYKLWRDNPDSRQTTPICKTTITDCLEQATERN
- a CDS encoding cell wall hydrolase, with amino-acid sequence MRFGSIRALFGRSKAVSEPVWHYPVTGYCPEDGRYYAVRAKPRQVVHKPHRLVPIILAAVTYLFNSNAIAFQDMASLVPAADVAGHRWTAFVAKAPVGSLHQAEMPFVDATTVTGSISSGGIEVPGIGRVALSGGKKTAKLGVDDPNPDENRINRSDKTNRLVSVKPKAPARSFNAGSMFDKISMITAPREKIDARMAFSKSSVEGKEVEIAMAFHAVKPPKPKPNLPVQLAKLINNDQPDVLALGYAPSKPDYGKTSPFESILTPEADNGRFVPPISDQDHAWAATPLPPESFGTKEQKCLAEAVYYEARGETVKGQVAVAQVVLNRVRNPAYPGTICGVVYQNQNWLNACQFSFACDGQKHRVTEIPQWRLAQQVAKTVTDGRIWLPEVGSSTHYHATYVSPFWAPTMKKMTKIGLHVFYRTYGGGWS